In Phyllopteryx taeniolatus isolate TA_2022b chromosome 1, UOR_Ptae_1.2, whole genome shotgun sequence, the following proteins share a genomic window:
- the cdk15 gene encoding cyclin-dependent kinase 15 isoform X4, whose translation MEERSVEKSKSSSSLPAAELDPDSSGPQPHWFHTLQMRRLRVQRGRSNSDPWSQKNCQDPFIWKPGLQFGTANSYVSLEKVGEGSYASVYKGISRINGQLVALKVIQTKTEEGMPFTAIREASLLKGLKHANIVLLHDIIHARDSLTFVFEYVQTDLAQYMNQHPGGLHSHNVRVFMFQLLRGLTFIHNRRILHRDLKPQNLLISYLGELKLADFGLARSKSIPCQSFSSDVVTLWYRPPDVLLGSTDYSTALDIWGAGCIFVEMLQGSPAFPGVTDVFDQLQKIWMVLGIPLEESWPGVSRLPNYQPDWSLSCKLKPIRSVWKSDIMGYLSGSG comes from the exons atggaggaAAGGAGCGTCGAGAAGAGCAAGAGTTCTTCATCGCTGCCGGCTGCTGAG CTGGATCCGGACAGTTCTGGCCCGCAGCCTCACTGGTTCCACACACTGCAGATGCGACGGCTTCGGGTGCAGCGAGGCCGTAGTAACAGTGACCCATGGAGCCAGAAAAACTGCCAGGACCCCTTCATTTGG AAACCAGGTCTTCAGTTTGGAACAGCCAACTCATACGTGAGCCTGGAGAAAGTTGGTGAAGGCTCATACGCATCCGTTTATAAAGGCATCAGCAG GATCAACGGGCAGCTTGTGGCGCTGAAGGTGATCCAGACAAAGACAGAGGAGGGCATGCCGTTCACTGCCATCAGAGAAG CCTCACTGCTCAAAGGCCTGAAGCACGCCAACATCGTCCTCCTGCATGACATCATTCACGCCAGAGACTCGCTCACCTTCGTTTTCGAATACGTG CAGACGGACTTGGCCCAGTACATGAACCAGCATCCTGGAGGTCTACACTCTCATAATGTGCGG GTCTTCATGTTCCAGTTGCTGCGTGGTCTCACCTTCATCCACAACCGCCGGATCCTCCATCGAGACCTGAAGCCCCAGAACCTGCTCATCAGCTACTTGGGAGAACTCAAACTGGCCGATTTTG GTCTGGCTCGTTCCAAATCTATCCCCTGTCAGAGCTTCTCCTCCGATGTGGTGACGTTGTGGTACCGCCCGCCTGATGTCCTGCTGGGATCTACAGATTACTCGACAGCACTGGATATCTG GGGCGCTGGTTGCATCTTCGTAGAGATGCTGCAAGGTTCGCCGGCATTTCCAGGAGTCACAGATGTGTTCGACCAGCTCCAGAAAATCTGGATG GTGCTTGGAATCCCATTAGAGGAGAGCTGGCCCGGAGTCAGCCGGCTGCCCAATTATCAGCCGG ATTGGTCTCTTTCCTGTAAACTGAAGCCAATTCGCTCTGTGTGGAAAAG TGACATTATGGGTTATCTAAGCGGATCTGGTTGA
- the cdk15 gene encoding cyclin-dependent kinase 15 isoform X1, giving the protein MEERSVEKSKSSSSLPAAELDPDSSGPQPHWFHTLQMRRLRVQRGRSNSDPWSQKNCQDPFIWKPGLQFGTANSYVSLEKVGEGSYASVYKGISRINGQLVALKVIQTKTEEGMPFTAIREASLLKGLKHANIVLLHDIIHARDSLTFVFEYVQTDLAQYMNQHPGGLHSHNVRVFMFQLLRGLTFIHNRRILHRDLKPQNLLISYLGELKLADFGLARSKSIPCQSFSSDVVTLWYRPPDVLLGSTDYSTALDIWGAGCIFVEMLQGSPAFPGVTDVFDQLQKIWMVLGIPLEESWPGVSRLPNYQPDWSLSCKLKPIRSVWKRLSRLPYKTEDLVQKMLMLPPADRISAADALEHLYFNSLPPPVMHLRDSKSRPLRAGGHCDHLASRVNLLSFPSHVHLQGGRRPFGDRVPQHLQS; this is encoded by the exons atggaggaAAGGAGCGTCGAGAAGAGCAAGAGTTCTTCATCGCTGCCGGCTGCTGAG CTGGATCCGGACAGTTCTGGCCCGCAGCCTCACTGGTTCCACACACTGCAGATGCGACGGCTTCGGGTGCAGCGAGGCCGTAGTAACAGTGACCCATGGAGCCAGAAAAACTGCCAGGACCCCTTCATTTGG AAACCAGGTCTTCAGTTTGGAACAGCCAACTCATACGTGAGCCTGGAGAAAGTTGGTGAAGGCTCATACGCATCCGTTTATAAAGGCATCAGCAG GATCAACGGGCAGCTTGTGGCGCTGAAGGTGATCCAGACAAAGACAGAGGAGGGCATGCCGTTCACTGCCATCAGAGAAG CCTCACTGCTCAAAGGCCTGAAGCACGCCAACATCGTCCTCCTGCATGACATCATTCACGCCAGAGACTCGCTCACCTTCGTTTTCGAATACGTG CAGACGGACTTGGCCCAGTACATGAACCAGCATCCTGGAGGTCTACACTCTCATAATGTGCGG GTCTTCATGTTCCAGTTGCTGCGTGGTCTCACCTTCATCCACAACCGCCGGATCCTCCATCGAGACCTGAAGCCCCAGAACCTGCTCATCAGCTACTTGGGAGAACTCAAACTGGCCGATTTTG GTCTGGCTCGTTCCAAATCTATCCCCTGTCAGAGCTTCTCCTCCGATGTGGTGACGTTGTGGTACCGCCCGCCTGATGTCCTGCTGGGATCTACAGATTACTCGACAGCACTGGATATCTG GGGCGCTGGTTGCATCTTCGTAGAGATGCTGCAAGGTTCGCCGGCATTTCCAGGAGTCACAGATGTGTTCGACCAGCTCCAGAAAATCTGGATG GTGCTTGGAATCCCATTAGAGGAGAGCTGGCCCGGAGTCAGCCGGCTGCCCAATTATCAGCCGG ATTGGTCTCTTTCCTGTAAACTGAAGCCAATTCGCTCTGTGTGGAAAAG GTTGAGTCGACTCCCATACAAAACTGAAGACCTAGTTCAGAAGATGCTCATGCTGCCGCCTGCAGACCGGATCTCAGCGGCAGATGCCCTGGAACACCTGTATTTTAACTCCTTGCCGCCGCCCGTCATGCACCTGAGGGACAGTAAGAGCCGACCCCTTCGTGCAGGT
- the cdk15 gene encoding cyclin-dependent kinase 15 isoform X3, with product MRRLRVQRGRSNSDPWSQKNCQDPFIWKPGLQFGTANSYVSLEKVGEGSYASVYKGISRINGQLVALKVIQTKTEEGMPFTAIREASLLKGLKHANIVLLHDIIHARDSLTFVFEYVQTDLAQYMNQHPGGLHSHNVRVFMFQLLRGLTFIHNRRILHRDLKPQNLLISYLGELKLADFGLARSKSIPCQSFSSDVVTLWYRPPDVLLGSTDYSTALDIWGAGCIFVEMLQGSPAFPGVTDVFDQLQKIWMVLGIPLEESWPGVSRLPNYQPDWSLSCKLKPIRSVWKRLSRLPYKTEDLVQKMLMLPPADRISAADALEHLYFNSLPPPVMHLRDSKSRPLRAGGHCDHLASRVNLLSFPSHVHLQGGRRPFGDRVPQHLQS from the exons ATGCGACGGCTTCGGGTGCAGCGAGGCCGTAGTAACAGTGACCCATGGAGCCAGAAAAACTGCCAGGACCCCTTCATTTGG AAACCAGGTCTTCAGTTTGGAACAGCCAACTCATACGTGAGCCTGGAGAAAGTTGGTGAAGGCTCATACGCATCCGTTTATAAAGGCATCAGCAG GATCAACGGGCAGCTTGTGGCGCTGAAGGTGATCCAGACAAAGACAGAGGAGGGCATGCCGTTCACTGCCATCAGAGAAG CCTCACTGCTCAAAGGCCTGAAGCACGCCAACATCGTCCTCCTGCATGACATCATTCACGCCAGAGACTCGCTCACCTTCGTTTTCGAATACGTG CAGACGGACTTGGCCCAGTACATGAACCAGCATCCTGGAGGTCTACACTCTCATAATGTGCGG GTCTTCATGTTCCAGTTGCTGCGTGGTCTCACCTTCATCCACAACCGCCGGATCCTCCATCGAGACCTGAAGCCCCAGAACCTGCTCATCAGCTACTTGGGAGAACTCAAACTGGCCGATTTTG GTCTGGCTCGTTCCAAATCTATCCCCTGTCAGAGCTTCTCCTCCGATGTGGTGACGTTGTGGTACCGCCCGCCTGATGTCCTGCTGGGATCTACAGATTACTCGACAGCACTGGATATCTG GGGCGCTGGTTGCATCTTCGTAGAGATGCTGCAAGGTTCGCCGGCATTTCCAGGAGTCACAGATGTGTTCGACCAGCTCCAGAAAATCTGGATG GTGCTTGGAATCCCATTAGAGGAGAGCTGGCCCGGAGTCAGCCGGCTGCCCAATTATCAGCCGG ATTGGTCTCTTTCCTGTAAACTGAAGCCAATTCGCTCTGTGTGGAAAAG GTTGAGTCGACTCCCATACAAAACTGAAGACCTAGTTCAGAAGATGCTCATGCTGCCGCCTGCAGACCGGATCTCAGCGGCAGATGCCCTGGAACACCTGTATTTTAACTCCTTGCCGCCGCCCGTCATGCACCTGAGGGACAGTAAGAGCCGACCCCTTCGTGCAGGT
- the cdk15 gene encoding cyclin-dependent kinase 15 isoform X2, with amino-acid sequence MEERSVEKSKSSSSLPAAELDPDSSGPQPHWFHTLQMRRLRVQRGRSNSDPWSQKNCQDPFIWKPGLQFGTANSYVSLEKVGEGSYASVYKGISRINGQLVALKVIQTKTEEGMPFTAIREASLLKGLKHANIVLLHDIIHARDSLTFVFEYVQTDLAQYMNQHPGGLHSHNVRVFMFQLLRGLTFIHNRRILHRDLKPQNLLISYLGELKLADFGLARSKSIPCQSFSSDVVTLWYRPPDVLLGSTDYSTALDIWGAGCIFVEMLQGSPAFPGVTDVFDQLQKIWMVLGIPLEESWPGVSRLPNYQPDWSLSCKLKPIRSVWKRLSRLPYKTEDLVQKMLMLPPADRISAADALEHLYFNSLPPPVMHLRDTMSIFKVAGVHLETEFRNTFNPSERVKPSFLPNAKFW; translated from the exons atggaggaAAGGAGCGTCGAGAAGAGCAAGAGTTCTTCATCGCTGCCGGCTGCTGAG CTGGATCCGGACAGTTCTGGCCCGCAGCCTCACTGGTTCCACACACTGCAGATGCGACGGCTTCGGGTGCAGCGAGGCCGTAGTAACAGTGACCCATGGAGCCAGAAAAACTGCCAGGACCCCTTCATTTGG AAACCAGGTCTTCAGTTTGGAACAGCCAACTCATACGTGAGCCTGGAGAAAGTTGGTGAAGGCTCATACGCATCCGTTTATAAAGGCATCAGCAG GATCAACGGGCAGCTTGTGGCGCTGAAGGTGATCCAGACAAAGACAGAGGAGGGCATGCCGTTCACTGCCATCAGAGAAG CCTCACTGCTCAAAGGCCTGAAGCACGCCAACATCGTCCTCCTGCATGACATCATTCACGCCAGAGACTCGCTCACCTTCGTTTTCGAATACGTG CAGACGGACTTGGCCCAGTACATGAACCAGCATCCTGGAGGTCTACACTCTCATAATGTGCGG GTCTTCATGTTCCAGTTGCTGCGTGGTCTCACCTTCATCCACAACCGCCGGATCCTCCATCGAGACCTGAAGCCCCAGAACCTGCTCATCAGCTACTTGGGAGAACTCAAACTGGCCGATTTTG GTCTGGCTCGTTCCAAATCTATCCCCTGTCAGAGCTTCTCCTCCGATGTGGTGACGTTGTGGTACCGCCCGCCTGATGTCCTGCTGGGATCTACAGATTACTCGACAGCACTGGATATCTG GGGCGCTGGTTGCATCTTCGTAGAGATGCTGCAAGGTTCGCCGGCATTTCCAGGAGTCACAGATGTGTTCGACCAGCTCCAGAAAATCTGGATG GTGCTTGGAATCCCATTAGAGGAGAGCTGGCCCGGAGTCAGCCGGCTGCCCAATTATCAGCCGG ATTGGTCTCTTTCCTGTAAACTGAAGCCAATTCGCTCTGTGTGGAAAAG GTTGAGTCGACTCCCATACAAAACTGAAGACCTAGTTCAGAAGATGCTCATGCTGCCGCCTGCAGACCGGATCTCAGCGGCAGATGCCCTGGAACACCTGTATTTTAACTCCTTGCCGCCGCCCGTCATGCACCTGAGGGACA